In Deltaproteobacteria bacterium, the DNA window AATTTTTTGCTGTTTATGTCTTGCTTATCTTTTCCTCTTTGGTCTTTTCCGTCTCCCGGCGCTGGCCTCGATTGCCGCCGAAAATCTTTTTGCCCAGGGAACCCAGGCGTACCTGGCTGAGAACTATGCCGAAGCCAGGGATTTACTTGCCCAAGCAGCCGTCCTGGACCCCCAAAATGCAGCCATCCAACAGGCCTTGGGGCTCTGTTACCTGGCCCGGCAGGAATACCAGGATGCCTATCGGGCCTTTCGGACTGCCCTTTATCTCGATCCCCAAATCAAACGTGGCCGGGTTTATTTAGGAATCAGCCAATACTTCCTGGGCCAATATCAACAGGCCCAAGATACCCTCACCCTGGCCCGGCAACAGGATCCTAATGACGGACTAACAAGATATTATTTGGGATTATGCGCGCTACAACTGGGTCAGCCTCAGCGCGCCCAACAGGAGTTTTCCCACGGCTACCGCTTGAGCCCCGAATATGCTAATAATTTCAAACCTTATGAAAAAATTACCTTGGTTCCTAAGGATGTCCGCCCCCAACCTTTTCGTCTCGAATTATTGGCGGGTCTGGAATACGACTCTAACGTGGCTCTGCAAGCCGAGCGCGATCTCCAGCCCAGAGCCCAACGGAAGAAAGGCAGTCATGTGGATTGGGCCGGTCGGCTGGGCGGGCGTTTAGAGTATTATCCCCTGCTCCGTCCTAATTATAACCTGGGACTGCGTCTCAATACTTCCTATCATCAACACACCTGGCTGGACAACTGGAACTGGTTCAATACCCGGGCCGATGCCTTTGTCAATTTTAAGGCCGGACCGATTCTGCTCCAGCCTCTGGTGGGTTATGACTATACCTTATATAGCGCTGAGGAATTTACGACCTTTCATATCTATGGTTTGACCATAAATTGGCCGGAGACCAAATGGCTGGTCGGGGAACTGATTTATCAGGCCTGGAATCGGCAATTCCATTACGGGGTGGGCTCAGAATACAAACGTAACGGCTGGTTACATCAGATCGGCCTCTATCAGGGCATATTATTACCTGACATCGGAATATTCAGGTTCGGCGCCGCTTTTGAAAGAGATCTGGGACGGGGACTTTACGTTCCGGCTCGAACCGTGCGCGGGACCATCAATAGCGTAGTCTTTTTACCCTGGAATCTATCCTGGTGGGCGATTCTGGAGTATGCCCATACCGATTTTGATAATTATGATGAAAACCTCCAAGAAAAAAGAAGGGATAATTTTT includes these proteins:
- a CDS encoding tetratricopeptide repeat protein, translating into MTIWKLTSRELPLPYAFPGGKRIFCCLCLAYLFLFGLFRLPALASIAAENLFAQGTQAYLAENYAEARDLLAQAAVLDPQNAAIQQALGLCYLARQEYQDAYRAFRTALYLDPQIKRGRVYLGISQYFLGQYQQAQDTLTLARQQDPNDGLTRYYLGLCALQLGQPQRAQQEFSHGYRLSPEYANNFKPYEKITLVPKDVRPQPFRLELLAGLEYDSNVALQAERDLQPRAQRKKGSHVDWAGRLGGRLEYYPLLRPNYNLGLRLNTSYHQHTWLDNWNWFNTRADAFVNFKAGPILLQPLVGYDYTLYSAEEFTTFHIYGLTINWPETKWLVGELIYQAWNRQFHYGVGSEYKRNGWLHQIGLYQGILLPDIGIFRFGAAFERDLGRGLYVPARTVRGTINSVVFLPWNLSWWAILEYAHTDFDNYDENLQEKRRDNFYQVQLLLKKPLRSDLALWLGYGYNTQRSTQKGYQYDRHLFKVSLTYDFF